ACACTGCTAAATAATCAGATGGCCTTAGTGTAGCTTAGGGCTTTTGTTAGGGTGGTGGTGAGGCCGATGTTTACTTTCCATGACCACCGTTGACACTAGAAGCATTGGTGTTGACTATATCCTCGTACTGTGGAGGCGGCTCTGTCTCTATCTGGACGTCGGATTGGCCCACGGCCTCCTCATAGGACGGCGGCGGGTCTCCGGCGCTCCCTCTCCCCGACGTGAGCTCCGAGCCCGGATACGCTGGGCTGCTGTGGACGCTGAGTTCTGATTGGTCACCGTGGTGGTAATCCCTCCCCCAATGGTCCATGGAGACCACAGACAAGACGTGGTCGTGATGCGAGTGGCCCAGGCTGGGGCTGCGCTGCGAGCGCTTGCGGGAGTGGCAGCGCCACACCGTGATGGCCACCGCGACGATGATGAGCACGACCAGCAGCAACGGCACAATCAGGTAGAGCGAGTGGACTCCTCCGACCACCGTCTCCAGCCCTCCGGATGGACTGCTCTCCCGCACGTATTCTTCCCAGAAACGTTTCTGCACCAGAGACACACGACAACACGCACGTTTAGTCAAGAGTCAATACGAGATCGAAAAAAACATCCTCTTCGATAAGACTCGGCTCCGGCACGCACTAAACACggggacacaaaaacacagggtGTAACCGGCACACACAATATCCACTGAATGCCGACTTTCTATCTGGGTGACTGGAACACAAAGGCAGCAGACAACAACATCCGAACAAAAAGCGCTGGTGATGCTTGGCCGTGTGTGTCACTCTTTGCTCTTTGGCCTCTGACAATAGTTTTCCAAATATGCCTCCCTCTCTGGTTCTTCCTGCTGATAATCATCACTTCCTGAAGAAAAACATACACATTCCACACGCTACCATTCAAATTCATTACCGGACACATGAAGCCTACGAAACAGCACTTTAAAAAGGGAATTTGGGGATTATTTGACATAGGGCAGCAGGAATGACTTACTCCGCTGTCATGAAATCGAATAGTGGCTTTTAGCTAGAGCGGACAGTCCTGTGTCCAAAGACTTCGAGCCACTTGGGTGTGTTTGCtgatgctgttgttgctgccaATTTTCTGGTACATTTTGTCTTACCAGTCACTGGCTTTATCGGAAATCTCTGAATGCCCTCTGGGGCTAATTTACCGGTATAGACTACTAGACCCTttatgtggtttgtgtgtgggtcctcatataggcacacacactgtgtgttctACTGTCTTGCCCCTGTGTGTATTTAGCCTGGAAGAGAGTGGGGACTGTCAGCCCGGTGCGGTGCGATGCGTccaccgtcctcctcctcctcctcctcctcaccgtcTTCTCGTCGTTCTCGAAAGCCTCGCGAGCCTCCTCGTAGGTGCAGACCTCCTCGCGGCACTCCCTCTGAATGCTGCCTTGCTTCATTTCCTCCAGCAAGAAGTTGGCCCTGCGCAGCCGCCGCAGCACCGAGTGGGCCGCGTCCGCCGGCAGGAACACTGAGGGAGGGGGACAAAAACCAAtggcagagaggagggaagacTGTGAGATTTAAAGATGTGTGAGCAACGGGCTGGTTCGTTGGGATCGGCGCGTTACGCGGGCTGAAAATGTAACGTCAACAAATGATGCAATCGGGATTACACACagtaacaaataaacaaataaacaaaagacgGAAAAGAGGAGTAGGGGCGAGTTAGTAAGCAGAAGAGTGTAGGGGAggaagtgaagggggggggggggaatataagCAAAGAGTGTGTATTGAAAATagacagaggagcaggagcaggggcaggaaaaggggaggaagatgccaaaaaaggggggagagagaggtggcAAGTGAAACAAAAGGAAGTAGAGCAGAGCGATGCCGAGAGCCCGCATTTCTGCATAAAAACAAAAGCTCCTTTGATTTAGGCATCCATCCCTGGGCCAAGAGAGACCGGACGAATGGACTTAAAAGAGGACGAGCGTCCCTCCGTTTTAAACATTCCACAATAAGAACATGAACTCTTGGGAAAAAAATTGTGTGCACGATGCCATAACATGGGACACCCTGGGAATCTGTGATGTTATTACCGAAATAACTAACCAAATTAAGTGATTGAGTTTTAAGTTCGGTGATGTGACCAGacacaaaaaagcagcaaaaaataAGGGACAAAAGAATGCTTGAAGCAGGAAATTCCCTTGGGTACGAATGGGAATAAAGacaatagaagaaaaaacacaatagtCACATTCCAAGGGAAGAGCAGGACAATATGTTGGAGGAAGGTTTCCAATGACATTTGAAAGTAGGTGATGTAACGTTAGAACCATTAGTCCACAGACTTACCGCTCCCCATGATTCCTACAGGCTGTTGGGCTGATTTATCTCTGGGCCTGTAGGTACAAGTCAAACAAGAATCAAGCATGACTCCCTACCATGGAACAACGTATGCTTTTTGCCTCATCAATCATAACATTGGAATGTCCTTTTAAAAAGTTGCCTTTAGCGAGGTAAGGAAACCAGTAAGAGAAGCACCGCGGTGTGAAGTACACCACATCTCACCGTCACAGCGTCCTGCATTTTTTTGGGGATAACTGAGACACCATCATAACCGAGTGAGTGTGTAATGAACGTTTGCGGCCGGACGTCAAAGGGCGTGTTGACAGCGTGATACATCCTCGAACCGAAGTGACAGTGACCAATGGCGGCCGCTGGACAGTGTCAGTGTTCCGAGAATCCCTGCTCAGAGCTCCCAGAAATAACATCCACCGGAGGCGGCTCGGGAGAAATAAGCGGCGGCCGCCACCCCGTTATCCGGGTGGCATCAGAGACAGCGGGGCGACCGCTGGAagcctggtggggggggtcgtgttTAGGCGGAGCTACATCGCGGATGCTAAGTGGTCTATTCTCGGCCGTTAGCTGTGCGGCTCGCGCGCTGAAGGGGCTGGTTCGTTGGGATCGGCGCATCTCGCGCGGCGCGATTTAACGTTAACGAGCAACACGTAACGTCGATATTCGAAAACGGCGGCCAaaggaaatgtaaatgtgaaaggCTTTTACGTCACGTCGAAGCAGTCttttgaatatataaataaactttATCAATTCAGCTCACCTCTTTTCGTCCCAGAAATGCGCATGAACGTGCCCCTCGTTACCTCCGTTGCCCTAGAATGTTGCTATGCACTGTGCGCATGCGCAGAGCTGTGTTCGCCTTCAGCAGACCCACGAACGGCCCCTCGCTCCCAATTAAAGGAACAGGGAGAACAATACCAGACGGAATAAACCCAGCCCACGCGATCACTGTGTAGTGCGAAATAACTTCATAGAGAATTTCATGTTGGCCATGTCATTTTAGAGCCTTAATATGATGTGATCATCCTGTATATGTAtttacacaaataataaaatcaaaagtTGCTTCAAATTTAAgggtaaacaataaaaaacagaaccTTATGTTATAAGTGTATACAAGTGTAACCAAAATCATCTTCATTAGGAATTTTACTGATTTCCTCAGTATTGTGAACACACAATTGAGTCCAAAAGATATGCATAAGCGATGGATTTTACTGGGAAAAAAGTAGCAACCAATAATGGTGGAAAAATTGGTAACAAGCTTGGTTTCTAGTCCTAATTAATTGGGGATGTCagtaaaacacattaaaaaaaggcattGACTGCTAAAATTTGTGTAaaaattcatattttcattccCTTGATGGCAAAAAAGACCAgcttaataaatataataattagtAAACATTGTGCATAAGaattaaacgtttttttcatttttcccatATCCACTAATCTGGTGTAGTGTGCTGCCGGCTAGTTGTTGAtcatacaaaaaataaattcaaaactACTGTGAATGAGTGACCATTATCTTTGCTTGAGTGGTTCAAACAGCTGGTTAACGCTGCTTCTGTCAGGTGTCGGTGCTGGAGCACgttgcaggcggaaggaggcaggactcagacgcaggattTCCAGttttccaaaggtgctctttattcaccaacataCATCCaaaggaacgtgcaccaacgacgggtagacatagacaatgaagcaacaagggacaacaggcacacggggcctaaatacacaagggaggtgcaggtgattggacacaggtggaagcaatcaggcaatcacatgacaggacaggaagtgaagctcacccagagacacgagacacaagaaaactacaaaataggacaggaagcagagccaaaccgtgacagcttCAATGTACACCTAATTCCTCAGtagttgatgttgttgttgcatttctATTAAATTCTGTTATGTAGTAATTTTGCTTTAAAAcatgttcattttgtttgtgtgtccgatttgtgtgtgtgtgtgcatgtatatatacatatcacaGAATGATGGGCGAGTTAATCAATATGAATTAACTCCAAGATTCTTCCCTAAGGCCAAAGGATTAGCCAAGTTcaattaggaaaaaaaaggagctgtGTAAGCTTCCTTCAGCAaagggtgtgtgcgtgcgtgtgtgtgagtgtgtgtgtgtgtgtgtgtgcgtgcgtgcgtgcatgcatgcgtgtgtgtgtgtgaggaacagAGAAAATTGGATGTTAATAAATGTAAcctgaagaggagagagggaaagtAGGGCAAAGCTTATTGGAAAAGACAAATCCCTTGAAACAAAAGTTTACCCAAGTTTACGTAAGTCAGAGGAGAGGATGCTGGATGCTTTGCATCGGTTGTGCATGCAATTACGGCCGATAGTAGTATTTTTCCGGGCACAGGGGATAATGCAAACAGGTGGTTTATAACAgcattgaaaagaaaatatgatcGTTCATTTGTGATGAAACGAGTGGCCCCTTTTACTATGAAGCTCCTCATTCACTTCATTTAGGGGTGTTTGCTTTTCCCAGAATGTTCCCGGGAAGGCCTTCTGGAAAAGCAAAGACAACAGGAAATGAACAACAGCCGAGGTTGCTCCATTCAGTTAAAGCTAAAACTGCTCCGAGGGACATCCAAAAACATTGACATTCATGTTAAATTTAGATTAGCACACCAATCAAACACACCACCACTCAGCCCGAATAACGGACTGGTCATCACTCTTACATCAGTGCATGTGAGAACTA
This is a stretch of genomic DNA from Pungitius pungitius chromosome 7, fPunPun2.1, whole genome shotgun sequence. It encodes these proteins:
- the prrg1 gene encoding transmembrane gamma-carboxyglutamic acid protein 1, which codes for MGSVFLPADAAHSVLRRLRRANFLLEEMKQGSIQRECREEVCTYEEAREAFENDEKTKRFWEEYVRESSPSGGLETVVGGVHSLYLIVPLLLVVLIIVAVAITVWRCHSRKRSQRSPSLGHSHHDHVLSVVSMDHWGRDYHHGDQSELSVHSSPAYPGSELTSGRGSAGDPPPSYEEAVGQSDVQIETEPPPQYEDIVNTNASSVNGGHGK